From the genome of Treponema peruense:
AATAAGTTCAATAAGGGGCTTGCTTTCCGAACGGCCTTTTATCGCGCGTATTCTGTCGTCTGAATAAAACCTTTTTCTTCCAGGAACATCAACTGCGCCACTGAAGCCGTAAACGGTGTCTGTAGGCAAAACTGCAACACCGCCTTTCAAAAGACATTCCGCGGCGAGCTTAACGGACTCACAATCACACTTACTGACAGTCATATACGACAGTTCCTCCCATAGAAGCAGATTTTTTTGCAAAACGGGGTAAAATTATGTAGCCGCGCTGAATGTCGCAGACAACCATAATTGCATAAATAAGAAACATAATTGAAAATCCCGAAACTTTGCAAAGCCATTCCGGAATATAGGTAACAGGAGAATGCCTTATAACCGTTCCCGGGTCAAAAACATGGGTTTCCCTGGCTGCAAGACCTGTAATCTTTACAAGTTTTTCACCTTCAGAAACGTAGCCGAGTTTTCTTGCATAAGCGGCAATAACATCCGCGTCCTTCTGGAGGGCAAGTTTTTCAAGAGTAAGTTCATCAAACGTTTTTTCAATTTCGGCGGTGTGT
Proteins encoded in this window:
- a CDS encoding FtsB family cell division protein; its protein translation is MRRCRLLVAACLGTMFYVAMAVIGGRDGIWAMNQLLEQKRVMSAHTAEIEKTFDELTLEKLALQKDADVIAAYARKLGYVSEGEKLVKITGLAARETHVFDPGTVIRHSPVTYIPEWLCKVSGFSIMFLIYAIMVVCDIQRGYIILPRFAKKSASMGGTVVYDCQ